A single Glycine soja cultivar W05 chromosome 14, ASM419377v2, whole genome shotgun sequence DNA region contains:
- the LOC114384349 gene encoding transcription factor JUNGBRUNNEN 1-like isoform X1, producing the protein MKVPKFSSVAHRLIMDVAKLHNSDDDDDKKEEEVVLPGFRFHPTDEELVGFYLRRKVEKKPLRIELIKQIDIYKYDPWDLPKVSSVGEKEWYFFCIRGRKYRNSIRPNRVTGSGFWKATGIDKPIYCVREPQECIGLKKSLVYYRGSAGKGTKTDWMMHEFRLPPNGKTSNNPQANDANDVQEAEVWTLCRIFKRVPTYKKYTPNLKDSAAPITEPNHPTNSSSSKTCSLESDNCKPYLTFTNSSSPQLILQNERKPIINGHVDVERNHLFLGQLGNVAQAPSFWNHHQNNNVEFANENWDDLTSVVQFAIDPSRVSDHSKEFNRF; encoded by the exons ATGAAGGTTCCCAAGTTTTCAAGTGTTGCACACAGACTAATAATGGATGTGGCCAAGTTACATAActctgatgatgatgatgacaagaaagaagaagaagttgtgCTTCCTGGGTTTAGATTCCATCCAACAGATGAAGAACTTGTGGGGTTTTATCTGAGACGAAAGGTGGAGAAGAAGCCTCTGAGAATTGAACTCATCAAACAGATTGACATCTACAAATATGATCCATGGGATCTTCCAA AAGTGAGTTCAGTTGGGGAGAAGGAATGGTACTTCTTTTGCATAAGAGGGAGAAAATACAGGAACAGCATAAGGCCTAATAGAGTGACAGGTTCTGGATTTTGGAAAGCCACAGGGATTGACAAGCCTATATACTGTGTTAGAGAACCCCAAGAATGCATTGGTCTAAAGAAATCATTGGTCTACTATCGTGGAAGTGCTGGTAAAGGTACCAAAACTGATTGGATGATGCACGAGTTTCGCCTCCCACCCAATGGAAAAACTAGCAATAATCCACAAGCTAATGATGCCAATGATGTTCAAGAAGCT GAAGTGTGGACGCTATGCCGAATATTCAAACGAGTCCCAACTTACAAGAAGTACACACCAAATTTGAAAGACTCGGCAGCACCAATCACTGAGCCAAATCACCCCACAAACTCTTCAAGTTCCAAAACATGCAGCTTAGAATCTGACAACTGCAAGCCATACTTGACTTTCACAAACTCATCATCACCACAACTCATTctacaaaatgaaaggaaaccaattATTAATGGACATGTTGACGTTGAACGTAACCACTTATTTCTAGGTCAATTAGGCAATGTAGCTCAGGCTCCAAGTTTTTGGAATCATCATCAGAATAATAATGTGGAATTTGCTAATGAGAATTGGGATGATCTCACATCTGTGGTTCAGTTTGCTATTGATCCATCCAGGGTTTCTGATCATAGTAAAGAATTCAATAGATTTTAA
- the LOC114384349 gene encoding transcription factor JUNGBRUNNEN 1-like isoform X2 translates to MKVPKFSSVAHRLIMDVAKLHNSDDDDDKKEEEVVLPGFRFHPTDEELVGFYLRRKVEKKPLRIELIKQIDIYKYDPWDLPMSSVGEKEWYFFCIRGRKYRNSIRPNRVTGSGFWKATGIDKPIYCVREPQECIGLKKSLVYYRGSAGKGTKTDWMMHEFRLPPNGKTSNNPQANDANDVQEAEVWTLCRIFKRVPTYKKYTPNLKDSAAPITEPNHPTNSSSSKTCSLESDNCKPYLTFTNSSSPQLILQNERKPIINGHVDVERNHLFLGQLGNVAQAPSFWNHHQNNNVEFANENWDDLTSVVQFAIDPSRVSDHSKEFNRF, encoded by the exons ATGAAGGTTCCCAAGTTTTCAAGTGTTGCACACAGACTAATAATGGATGTGGCCAAGTTACATAActctgatgatgatgatgacaagaaagaagaagaagttgtgCTTCCTGGGTTTAGATTCCATCCAACAGATGAAGAACTTGTGGGGTTTTATCTGAGACGAAAGGTGGAGAAGAAGCCTCTGAGAATTGAACTCATCAAACAGATTGACATCTACAAATATGATCCATGGGATCTTCCAA TGAGTTCAGTTGGGGAGAAGGAATGGTACTTCTTTTGCATAAGAGGGAGAAAATACAGGAACAGCATAAGGCCTAATAGAGTGACAGGTTCTGGATTTTGGAAAGCCACAGGGATTGACAAGCCTATATACTGTGTTAGAGAACCCCAAGAATGCATTGGTCTAAAGAAATCATTGGTCTACTATCGTGGAAGTGCTGGTAAAGGTACCAAAACTGATTGGATGATGCACGAGTTTCGCCTCCCACCCAATGGAAAAACTAGCAATAATCCACAAGCTAATGATGCCAATGATGTTCAAGAAGCT GAAGTGTGGACGCTATGCCGAATATTCAAACGAGTCCCAACTTACAAGAAGTACACACCAAATTTGAAAGACTCGGCAGCACCAATCACTGAGCCAAATCACCCCACAAACTCTTCAAGTTCCAAAACATGCAGCTTAGAATCTGACAACTGCAAGCCATACTTGACTTTCACAAACTCATCATCACCACAACTCATTctacaaaatgaaaggaaaccaattATTAATGGACATGTTGACGTTGAACGTAACCACTTATTTCTAGGTCAATTAGGCAATGTAGCTCAGGCTCCAAGTTTTTGGAATCATCATCAGAATAATAATGTGGAATTTGCTAATGAGAATTGGGATGATCTCACATCTGTGGTTCAGTTTGCTATTGATCCATCCAGGGTTTCTGATCATAGTAAAGAATTCAATAGATTTTAA
- the LOC114383453 gene encoding protein JASON-like — translation MLRSVLGFMIRFFFRSFTKAMGCFFACFRIRDNRRTNTSQLITSSTQSTGVVVSRNRSSSLLSEEERDDSARIDGVGFEGDFQGLKDEAKFLKACGTLAGTPAEIRKASEKLKSLAPDKDSDPSRFHSWLPNTSVEKLQLDVQPFDPPTPINLCQKLGNSMDSFEHTPSSRISKAQDTEDDSVDYMEKNWSGNLHTADRSERNAALVSPLLATYTQRKNKSVRFESETDLATYGSSSDDWHMKENKSPNSQSAYKPSPYPTPLKLFDEMQTPGTVYPASLEELRTGKAQVRSQFVYPTNKPGDNVFWCKILEERDFNLEEDSSDLSDLVEKAQNETPTPEKGSKKFSKENDDEVKSNLSARISPVSTIKEHSPMPFKWWYDNGIPNSTTKYKEDQKVKWHATPFEERLDKALSENFISQRKLVCGKPVEFDEIEESDTTLSQL, via the exons ATGCTGAGGAGCGTGTTAGGGTTCATGATCCGTTTCTTCTTCCGATCCTTCACCAAAGCGATGGGCTGCTTCTTCGCGTGCTTCAGGATCAGAGACAATCGCCGCACAAACACATCGCAATTGATTACCTCCTCCACTCAATCCACC GGTGTTGTGGTATCTCGAAATCGCTCGTCTTCTTTATTATCTGAAg AAGAGAGAGATGATTCTGCGAGGATTGATGGTGTTGGGTTTGAGGGAGATTTCCAGGGGCTTAAGGATGAG GCTAAGTTTCTTAAAGCTTGTGGGACCTTAGCAGGAACACCTGCTGAAATTCGTAAAGCATCTGAGAAGTTGAAATCACTTGCTCCTGATAAAGATTCAGACCCTTCAAGATTTCATTCTTGGCTTCCTAACACGTCTGTGGAGAAACTGCAGCTGGATGTCCAACCATTTGATCCACCAACTCCCATAAATCTTTGCCAAAAATTGGGAAATAGCATGGATTCATTTGAGCACACACCAAGCAG CCGTATCTCCAAAGCACAAGATACTGAAGATGACTCTGTTGACTATATGGAAAAAAATTGGTCAGGGAACCTTCATACGGCGGATAGGTCTGAAAGGAATGCAGCTTTGGTTTCACCTTTGCTAGCCACATATACTCAGAGAAAGAACAAGTCTGTTCGTTTTGAAAGTGAAACTGACTTGGCAACCTATGGAAGCTCATCAGATGATTGGCATATGAAGGAAAACAAGTCACCAAATAGCCAAAGTGCATATAAACCATCTCCTTATCCTACCCCGTTGAAGTTATTTGACGAGATGCAAACACCAGGAACTGTGTACCCTGCATCATTAGAAGAGTTACGTACGGGTAAGGCTCAAGTTCGGTCCCAGTTTGTCTATCCAACTAACAAACCAGGTGATAATGTCTTCTGGTGCAAAATACTCGAGGAGAGAGATTTTAACCTtgaagaagattcaagtgacctgagtgatttggttgagaaagCTCAAAATGAAACTCCTACCCCAGAAAAAGGGTCCAAgaaattttcaaaagaaaatgacgATGAGGTCAAATCAAATTTGTCTGCTAGAATAAGTCCTGTGTCAACCATCAAGGAGCATTCGCCTATGCCATTTAAGTGGTGGTATGACAATGGCATCCCGAATTCAACAACTAAGTACAAGGAG GACCAGAAAGTAAAATGGCATGCAACCCCATTTGAAGAGAGGCTGGATAAGGCACTGTCTGAGAATTTTATATCTCAAAG GAAGCTTGTTTGTGGGAAACCAGTGGAATTTGATGAGATTGAAGAAAGTGATACTACATTATCTCAGCTATAG